The proteins below are encoded in one region of Bacillus vallismortis:
- the msmX gene encoding maltodextrin ABC transporter ATP-binding protein MsmX, producing the protein MAELRMEHIFKYYDQKEAAVDDFNLHIADKEFIVFVGPSGCGKSTTLRMVAGLEEISKGDFYIEGKRVNDVAPKDRDIAMVFQNYALYPHMTVYDNIAFGLKLRKMPKPEIKKRVEEAAKILGLEEYLHRKPKALSGGQRQRVALGRAIVRDAKVFLMDEPLSNLDAKLRVQMRAEIIKLHQRLQTTTIYVTHDQTEALTMATRIVVMKDGKIQQIGTPKDVYEFPENVFVGGFIGSPAMNFFKGKLTEGVIKIGSAALTVPEGKMKVLREKGYIGKEVIFGIRPEDIHDELVVVESYKNSSIKAKINVAELLGSEIMIYSQIDHQDFIARIDARLDIQSGDELTVAFDMNKGHFFDSETEVRIR; encoded by the coding sequence ATGGCTGAATTGCGGATGGAGCACATTTTTAAATATTATGATCAGAAGGAAGCGGCTGTTGATGACTTTAACCTTCACATTGCCGATAAGGAATTTATCGTATTCGTCGGCCCGTCCGGCTGCGGAAAATCAACGACGCTGCGGATGGTGGCAGGACTTGAGGAAATTTCAAAAGGCGACTTTTATATTGAAGGAAAACGTGTAAATGATGTAGCGCCAAAGGACAGGGATATCGCGATGGTCTTTCAAAACTACGCGCTCTATCCGCATATGACGGTCTATGATAACATCGCATTCGGGCTGAAGCTTCGGAAAATGCCCAAGCCTGAAATCAAAAAAAGGGTAGAGGAAGCCGCTAAAATTCTAGGGCTGGAGGAATATTTGCACCGTAAGCCGAAAGCGCTCTCAGGCGGACAGAGACAGCGGGTCGCGCTAGGCCGTGCGATCGTGCGAGATGCAAAGGTGTTCCTGATGGATGAGCCTTTGTCAAACCTTGACGCGAAGCTGAGGGTGCAAATGCGGGCGGAAATCATCAAGCTCCACCAGAGACTGCAAACCACAACGATTTACGTGACGCATGACCAGACAGAAGCGCTGACGATGGCGACACGGATCGTGGTCATGAAAGACGGAAAAATCCAGCAGATCGGGACGCCGAAGGATGTATACGAATTCCCTGAAAATGTGTTTGTCGGCGGTTTTATCGGATCACCGGCAATGAACTTTTTCAAAGGAAAGCTGACGGAGGGCGTCATCAAAATCGGTTCTGCTGCATTAACCGTCCCGGAAGGAAAAATGAAGGTGCTGCGTGAAAAGGGCTACATCGGGAAAGAGGTTATCTTCGGCATCCGTCCAGAGGATATTCATGATGAATTGGTTGTCGTGGAGTCATATAAGAATTCCTCAATTAAAGCGAAAATCAATGTCGCAGAGCTGCTTGGTTCTGAAATCATGATTTATTCGCAGATTGATCATCAAGATTTTATTGCGCGGATCGACGCCCGTCTTGATATTCAATCTGGGGATGAGCTGACGGTTGCGTTTGATATGAATAAAGGCCACTTCTTTGACAGTGAGACAGAAGTGAGAATTCGATAG
- a CDS encoding ZIP family metal transporter, which translates to MWHAAMWGGISGSAVLLGALASMFFSIRKQIIGYIMAFGTGVLIGAAAYELLGDAVAEGGIVSTGAGFIAGAVVFTIFDYAVSKRGASHRKRSGQAAASGGGIAIFIGTVMDAVPESIMIGASLLEEQSVSLLLVIAIFISNIPEGLSSTAGMKSSGYTRKKILLLWGAVLMISILASWSGYFFLDGASEEVMSAIAAFAGGGIIAMIASTMMPEAYEDSGPMTGLIAALGLLTSLVLNQFS; encoded by the coding sequence ATGTGGCATGCGGCAATGTGGGGCGGGATCTCAGGCTCTGCTGTTTTGCTGGGCGCGCTGGCGTCCATGTTTTTTTCGATTCGCAAACAGATCATCGGTTATATTATGGCTTTTGGCACAGGCGTATTAATTGGCGCGGCGGCTTACGAACTTCTCGGGGATGCAGTGGCTGAAGGCGGAATTGTATCGACAGGCGCCGGATTTATTGCGGGAGCGGTCGTTTTTACGATTTTTGATTACGCGGTTTCTAAAAGAGGCGCGTCACATAGAAAACGATCGGGACAAGCAGCTGCCAGCGGCGGAGGAATCGCCATTTTTATCGGAACCGTCATGGACGCTGTACCCGAATCGATTATGATTGGCGCCAGTCTTCTTGAGGAACAATCGGTCAGCCTCCTTTTGGTGATCGCTATATTTATCAGCAATATACCTGAAGGGCTGTCCAGTACAGCAGGCATGAAAAGCAGCGGGTATACGAGAAAGAAAATTTTGCTGCTTTGGGGCGCGGTGCTCATGATTTCAATTCTCGCTTCATGGTCAGGGTATTTCTTTCTCGACGGCGCTTCTGAAGAAGTAATGTCAGCAATCGCGGCGTTTGCAGGCGGGGGGATCATTGCGATGATTGCGTCGACGATGATGCCCGAGGCGTACGAAGACAGCGGTCCGATGACAGGGTTAATCGCGGCTCTTGGGCTGTTAACCTCGCTGGTTTTGAATCAGTTTTCTTAA
- a CDS encoding polysaccharide deacetylase family protein: MKRLMVSIFLLGSCLALAACADQEANAEQEMPKAEQQKPEEKTVHVQKQEEDTSTWIKTEKPAKLPILMYHSISSGNSLRVPKEEFEAHMKWLHDNGYQTVTPKEAYLMLTQDKKPSEKCVLITFDDGYTDNYEDAYPVLKKYGMKATIFMIGKSIGHQHHLTEDQMKEMAQNGVSIESHTIDHLELNGLSPEQQYSEMADSKKLFDNMFHQETSMISYPVGRYNEETLKAAEETGYQMGVTTEPGAASRDQGMYALHRVRVSPGMSGASFGAYIESMK; the protein is encoded by the coding sequence ATGAAACGATTGATGGTAAGCATATTTCTTTTGGGGAGCTGCTTGGCTCTGGCGGCTTGCGCTGATCAAGAGGCGAACGCGGAGCAGGAGATGCCGAAAGCGGAACAACAGAAACCGGAAGAAAAAACAGTACATGTTCAGAAACAAGAAGAAGATACATCCACATGGATCAAAACAGAGAAACCAGCAAAGCTGCCGATTTTGATGTACCACAGCATTTCCTCTGGAAACAGCCTCCGTGTCCCAAAGGAAGAATTCGAAGCGCATATGAAGTGGCTGCACGATAACGGCTATCAGACAGTAACGCCAAAAGAGGCATATCTTATGCTGACGCAGGATAAAAAACCGAGTGAGAAATGCGTATTGATCACGTTTGATGACGGATACACCGACAATTACGAGGACGCGTATCCGGTGCTGAAAAAGTACGGGATGAAGGCGACGATTTTTATGATCGGAAAATCGATCGGACATCAACATCATCTGACAGAGGACCAAATGAAAGAAATGGCGCAGAACGGCGTATCAATTGAAAGCCATACAATTGACCACCTTGAACTGAACGGGTTATCGCCTGAACAGCAGTACAGTGAGATGGCTGATTCGAAAAAGCTGTTTGACAACATGTTTCATCAGGAAACCTCCATGATCAGCTATCCGGTAGGGCGCTACAATGAGGAGACGCTGAAGGCAGCCGAAGAAACGGGCTATCAAATGGGTGTGACGACAGAACCGGGCGCGGCATCGAGAGACCAGGGAATGTACGCCCTCCACCGAGTGCGCGTATCTCCGGGCATGTCAGGCGCGTCATTTGGCGCGTACATTGAATCGATGAAATAA
- a CDS encoding M56 family metallopeptidase, translated as MPMGTHLFLYMILGLGLYLISALAAKLIPVIDFWIDIVLWVCVAVYTFSHQSFMDGIVSIATMFYCYWTAMDLTVSKRAETPTGDWQEIELSRNKTRLLSDVTLTAAVFAGAIIFFIYGPDSSPLKYVILLGVISGGGALVKRIWNVFSVNVLYSASLEKLHISSRYETRTYPLTDLKDIQLESTADLLKLHPLLTMYSSRLDLTTSFQQVMKLSLPGETVFLTVKEPQRWKAILREYTDSENNEDTVISVLPFYHRKNVKRLLGKLYFAASVKGVSAYALLVLALYALHASPWIMGGAVMLYWVFNMYLSDRVLRAAMDARPCHHPHVQAAADKIFRKAGIPHVRIYETESDDYNGMAVGMNVGRSMVILTNATLTLPQRVIEGVLAHEAIHIKKRDVLSSQLLRFLYLGAVVGIILLFQRHVVHPEAYKIALWAFIMAIILLFQLYQSFCSQWMEVRADNLGASLLEGGYSQMAEALRILAIRQDEDIQKQSAYSAEADEDELQIDSLTRDKSWLFRFIDFQFAPHPPMYWRVSTLLSNKGHGVLKRWLRDRLKESISLK; from the coding sequence ATGCCTATGGGAACACATCTATTTCTCTATATGATTCTCGGGCTGGGACTTTATTTGATATCAGCCCTGGCAGCAAAACTCATTCCGGTCATAGACTTCTGGATCGATATCGTTCTTTGGGTTTGTGTTGCTGTGTATACCTTCTCTCATCAATCATTCATGGACGGCATTGTCTCGATCGCGACCATGTTTTACTGTTACTGGACCGCCATGGATCTCACTGTCTCAAAGCGCGCGGAAACACCAACGGGAGACTGGCAGGAAATCGAGCTTTCCAGAAACAAAACACGCCTCCTATCAGACGTCACCCTGACCGCCGCAGTGTTTGCGGGCGCCATTATTTTTTTCATCTATGGGCCCGACTCGAGCCCCCTCAAATATGTGATCCTTTTGGGCGTGATTTCCGGCGGAGGGGCACTGGTGAAACGAATATGGAATGTCTTCAGTGTAAACGTTTTGTATTCGGCGTCCTTAGAAAAGTTGCACATTAGCTCTCGTTATGAAACCCGTACATACCCGCTTACTGATTTGAAAGACATTCAGCTTGAATCAACGGCTGACCTCTTAAAGCTTCACCCGCTTCTGACGATGTATTCATCCCGTTTGGATCTGACCACAAGCTTTCAGCAGGTCATGAAGCTGTCTCTTCCCGGTGAAACGGTGTTTTTGACGGTGAAGGAACCGCAAAGGTGGAAAGCGATTCTACGGGAATACACAGATTCAGAAAACAACGAGGACACTGTGATTTCTGTTTTGCCGTTTTATCATAGAAAAAATGTGAAGCGGCTGCTTGGGAAGCTTTATTTTGCCGCCAGCGTAAAAGGCGTATCAGCTTACGCCTTATTGGTGCTCGCGTTATACGCATTACATGCCTCCCCTTGGATCATGGGCGGCGCTGTGATGCTGTACTGGGTATTCAACATGTATCTGTCAGACCGTGTTTTGCGGGCGGCAATGGACGCCAGGCCTTGTCATCATCCGCATGTACAGGCAGCGGCCGACAAGATTTTCCGCAAGGCCGGCATTCCTCATGTCCGCATATACGAAACGGAGAGTGATGATTACAACGGAATGGCAGTCGGCATGAATGTCGGAAGGTCAATGGTCATTCTGACAAACGCCACACTAACACTTCCGCAGCGTGTCATCGAAGGGGTTCTGGCCCATGAAGCGATTCATATTAAAAAACGTGATGTTCTGTCGTCACAGCTTTTGCGTTTTCTATATCTTGGAGCCGTCGTTGGCATCATCCTCTTATTTCAGCGGCATGTCGTCCACCCCGAGGCTTACAAAATCGCGCTTTGGGCTTTCATTATGGCAATCATCCTTCTGTTTCAGCTGTATCAATCCTTTTGTTCACAATGGATGGAGGTGCGCGCCGACAACCTTGGCGCATCACTGCTGGAAGGCGGGTACAGCCAAATGGCCGAAGCCTTGAGGATCTTGGCGATTCGGCAGGATGAGGATATACAGAAACAAAGCGCCTACAGCGCTGAGGCAGATGAAGACGAGCTTCAGATCGACTCTCTCACCCGCGATAAAAGCTGGCTTTTCAGGTTCATTGATTTTCAGTTCGCACCACATCCCCCCATGTATTGGCGTGTCAGCACATTATTGTCAAATAAAGGGCACGGGGTGCTGAAGCGCTGGCTCAGAGACCGGCTGAAAGAATCGATCTCTTTGAAGTGA
- the cimH gene encoding citrate/malate transporter CimH, protein MGELQTQLQLQTDTIQEGVRKENWFARAMNIKVGIIPLPVYALLFILITVFVMHHDVKSDILTSIAVMAFFGFTFAQIGKSIPIVRSIGGPAILATFIPSAVVYYHLLPNDIVKSTTEFTENSNFLYLFIAGIVVGSILGMKRETLVKAFMKIFIPLIVGSVAAAIVGLAVGTLLGLGFQHTLLYIVIPIMAGGVGEGAIPLSIGYSDIMPMSQGEAFALVLPSIMLGSLCAIILSGLLNRIGKKRPEWTGNGKVDQSEEEHPALEESQSGQQMFNLSLFASGGILAVSLYLVGMLAHDFFGFPAPVAMLLLAVLIKLFRLAPASIENGAFGVSRFFSTAVTYPLLFAIGVSMTPWDKLVAAFNLSNIITILSVVVTMMAVGFFTGKWLNMYPIETAIINACHSGQGGTGDVAILSAAERLELMPFAQVSTRIGGAITVSLTLLLLHQFY, encoded by the coding sequence ATGGGAGAGCTTCAAACACAACTGCAATTGCAAACGGATACAATTCAAGAAGGGGTTCGAAAAGAGAATTGGTTTGCGAGAGCCATGAATATAAAAGTAGGCATCATACCGCTTCCTGTGTATGCCTTGTTGTTTATATTAATCACTGTTTTTGTGATGCATCACGATGTAAAAAGTGACATCTTGACATCCATTGCCGTCATGGCATTTTTCGGGTTTACTTTTGCCCAAATCGGCAAATCGATACCGATTGTTCGTTCTATCGGCGGTCCGGCCATCCTAGCTACGTTTATTCCGTCCGCTGTCGTCTACTATCACCTGCTGCCAAATGATATCGTCAAATCCACCACAGAATTTACAGAAAACTCAAACTTCCTTTACTTATTTATCGCCGGGATTGTCGTCGGAAGCATCCTCGGCATGAAAAGAGAAACACTCGTAAAAGCATTTATGAAAATCTTTATTCCGCTTATTGTTGGTTCTGTCGCGGCCGCTATTGTCGGACTGGCTGTCGGCACATTACTCGGGCTCGGATTTCAGCACACATTGCTGTACATCGTCATTCCGATCATGGCCGGGGGTGTCGGTGAAGGCGCTATCCCGCTGTCCATCGGGTATTCCGACATCATGCCCATGTCTCAAGGGGAAGCGTTTGCACTTGTTCTGCCGTCTATCATGTTGGGCAGCCTGTGCGCGATCATTCTTTCGGGGCTGCTGAACAGAATCGGAAAAAAAAGACCGGAATGGACAGGCAACGGCAAAGTGGACCAATCCGAGGAAGAGCACCCTGCGCTGGAGGAATCGCAAAGCGGACAGCAAATGTTCAACCTCTCCTTATTTGCGTCAGGCGGTATTCTTGCTGTTTCTTTATACTTAGTCGGCATGCTCGCTCACGACTTTTTTGGATTTCCGGCACCGGTTGCCATGCTGTTACTGGCTGTTCTGATTAAACTGTTCAGATTGGCGCCCGCCTCAATTGAAAATGGCGCGTTTGGGGTGTCCCGCTTCTTTTCAACAGCTGTGACCTACCCGCTGCTCTTTGCGATCGGGGTGTCCATGACGCCGTGGGACAAGCTTGTCGCCGCTTTTAACCTCAGCAATATCATAACCATTCTGTCTGTCGTTGTGACCATGATGGCCGTCGGCTTTTTCACTGGAAAATGGCTGAACATGTATCCAATTGAGACCGCCATTATCAATGCGTGCCACTCAGGACAAGGCGGCACCGGGGACGTCGCCATTTTAAGCGCCGCCGAAAGGCTTGAACTCATGCCATTCGCCCAGGTATCTACCCGAATCGGGGGAGCGATTACAGTATCCTTAACCCTATTGCTGCTTCACCAGTTTTATTGA
- the cydA gene encoding cytochrome ubiquinol oxidase subunit I: MSELVLARIQFASTTLFHFLFVPLSIGLVFMVALMETLYLVKKNELYLKMAKFWGHLFLINFAVGVVTGILQEFQFGMNWSDYSRFVGDVFGAPLAIEALLAFFMESIFIGLWIFGWDRLPKKIHVLCIWLVSFGTIMSSFWILTANSFMQEPVGFTIKNGRAEMNDFAALITNPQLWVEFPHVIFGALATGAFFIAGVSAFKLLKKKEVPFFKHSFKLAMIVGLCAGLGVALSGHAQAEHLMESQPMKMAASEGLWEDSGDPAAWTAFAMIDTKNEKSSNEIKVPYALSYLAYQKFSGSVKGMKTLQAEYEKIYGKGDYIPPVKTTFWSFRIMVGAGVVMILTTLGGLWLNRRKKLETSKWYLRLMIALISFPFIANSAGWIMTEIGRQPWTVMGLMTTAQSVSPNVTAGSLLFSIIAFGVMYLILGALLVFLFVREIKKGAEHGDHHDVPVSTDPFSQEVYHVSS; encoded by the coding sequence ATGAGTGAATTGGTTTTAGCCCGCATTCAATTTGCATCAACAACGTTGTTTCACTTCTTGTTTGTGCCGTTGTCTATCGGGCTTGTATTTATGGTTGCGTTGATGGAGACTCTTTATCTTGTGAAAAAAAATGAGCTGTACCTCAAAATGGCAAAGTTTTGGGGACACTTATTCTTAATAAATTTCGCAGTCGGTGTTGTAACGGGGATTTTGCAAGAATTCCAGTTTGGCATGAACTGGTCTGATTATTCCCGTTTTGTCGGAGACGTATTTGGCGCTCCGCTTGCAATTGAAGCATTATTGGCGTTTTTCATGGAATCTATCTTTATCGGATTATGGATTTTCGGATGGGACCGCCTGCCGAAAAAAATACACGTTCTCTGTATTTGGCTCGTTTCATTTGGAACGATTATGTCGTCTTTCTGGATTTTAACCGCCAATTCCTTTATGCAGGAGCCGGTCGGCTTTACGATCAAAAACGGCCGCGCGGAAATGAACGACTTTGCCGCACTGATCACAAACCCTCAGCTTTGGGTTGAGTTTCCGCACGTCATTTTCGGTGCGCTTGCCACCGGGGCTTTCTTTATCGCCGGTGTGAGTGCTTTTAAACTATTGAAGAAAAAAGAAGTGCCGTTTTTCAAGCATTCTTTTAAACTCGCAATGATCGTCGGCCTTTGCGCAGGTCTTGGCGTCGCACTTAGCGGCCACGCGCAGGCTGAGCACTTGATGGAATCTCAGCCGATGAAAATGGCTGCCAGTGAAGGCCTTTGGGAAGACAGCGGTGACCCTGCTGCTTGGACAGCTTTTGCCATGATCGATACAAAAAATGAAAAAAGCTCAAATGAAATCAAAGTTCCTTATGCATTGAGCTACCTGGCGTATCAAAAATTCAGCGGAAGCGTCAAAGGGATGAAAACACTTCAGGCTGAGTACGAAAAAATCTACGGAAAAGGCGACTATATTCCGCCTGTTAAAACGACATTCTGGAGCTTCCGCATCATGGTTGGCGCAGGTGTTGTCATGATTCTTACCACGTTAGGCGGCCTTTGGCTAAACCGCCGCAAAAAACTTGAAACCAGCAAATGGTACTTGCGATTGATGATCGCCTTGATTTCCTTCCCGTTTATCGCCAACTCCGCGGGCTGGATTATGACAGAAATCGGGCGTCAGCCGTGGACGGTCATGGGCTTGATGACAACCGCTCAATCCGTGTCGCCTAACGTAACAGCGGGCTCCCTGTTATTCTCAATCATCGCATTCGGTGTGATGTACTTGATTCTGGGCGCACTGCTTGTCTTCTTATTCGTCCGTGAAATTAAAAAAGGCGCGGAGCATGGTGATCATCATGATGTTCCTGTATCAACAGACCCATTTAGTCAGGAGGTATACCATGTCTCTTCATGA
- the cydB gene encoding cytochrome d ubiquinol oxidase subunit II translates to MSLHDLWFILVAVLFVGFFFLEGFDFGVGMATRFLGHNELERRVLINTIGPFWDANEVWLLTGAGAIFAAFPNWYATMLSGYYIPFVIVLLALMGRGVAFEFRGKVEHGKWVKVWDWVVFFGSLIPPFVLGVLFATLFRGMPIDADMNIHAHVSDYINVYSVLGGVTVTLLCFLHGLMFITLRTIGDLQKRARNMAQKIMGVVFIAVLAFAALSAYQTDMFTRRGEITIPLVVLIVICFMLAAVFIRKKKDGWTFGMTGAGLGLTVGMIFISLFPRVMVSSLQSAYDLTVANASSGDYSLKVMSITALTLLPFVIGSQIWSYYVFRKRVSHKEPMTY, encoded by the coding sequence ATGTCTCTTCATGATCTTTGGTTTATACTCGTTGCTGTATTGTTTGTAGGTTTCTTCTTTTTGGAAGGCTTTGATTTCGGAGTCGGCATGGCGACCCGTTTTCTTGGCCATAATGAATTAGAACGCAGAGTGCTGATCAACACGATCGGGCCGTTTTGGGACGCGAATGAAGTATGGCTATTGACTGGTGCAGGCGCCATTTTCGCGGCGTTTCCGAACTGGTATGCAACGATGCTGAGCGGTTATTACATTCCGTTTGTCATTGTGCTTCTAGCGTTAATGGGCCGCGGGGTCGCGTTTGAGTTCCGCGGCAAGGTGGAGCATGGAAAATGGGTGAAGGTTTGGGACTGGGTCGTTTTCTTCGGCAGTCTGATTCCTCCGTTTGTGCTCGGTGTATTGTTCGCGACATTATTCCGCGGGATGCCGATTGATGCCGATATGAACATTCACGCGCATGTATCCGATTATATCAATGTGTACTCTGTACTTGGCGGTGTGACTGTAACACTTCTTTGCTTTCTGCATGGATTAATGTTTATCACACTGCGTACGATCGGTGATTTGCAAAAACGCGCCCGGAACATGGCGCAAAAGATAATGGGTGTTGTTTTTATAGCGGTTCTTGCCTTTGCGGCTCTTTCTGCCTATCAGACAGACATGTTTACACGCCGCGGCGAGATTACCATTCCGCTCGTTGTTTTGATTGTCATCTGCTTTATGCTGGCGGCTGTCTTTATCCGTAAGAAAAAAGACGGCTGGACATTTGGGATGACTGGCGCGGGGCTGGGGCTGACGGTAGGGATGATCTTTATTTCATTATTCCCTCGGGTCATGGTCAGCTCGCTTCAAAGCGCGTACGATTTAACAGTAGCTAACGCTTCTTCCGGTGATTATTCGCTTAAAGTCATGTCAATTACGGCGTTAACGCTATTGCCGTTTGTCATCGGCAGCCAGATCTGGAGCTATTATGTCTTCCGGAAGCGCGTCAGCCATAAGGAGCCTATGACTTATTAA
- the cydD gene encoding thiol reductant ABC exporter subunit CydD gives MGKDLFRYKGMKRILTVITCLTLIQTAAIIMQAEWLSEAVTGLFNGKSVASLFPVIGFFLIAFVARHGVAVARQKIVYQYAARTGADVRKSFLDQLFRLGPRFAKKEGTGQMVTLAMEGISQFRRYLELFLPKMVSMAIVPAAVVIYVFFQDRTSALILVAAMPILIIFMILLGLVAQRKADRQWKSYQRLSNHFVDSLRGLETLRFLGLSTSHSKNIFYVSERYRKATMSTLRVAFLSSFALDFFAMLSVATVAVFLGLRLIDGDILLGPALTALILAPEYFLPVREVGNDYHATVNGQEAGKTIQEILSQPGFKKEAPLQLEAWSDQDELKLSGVSVGRSVSDIDLSFKGKEKIGIIGASGAGKSTLIDILGGFLEPNGGTIEVNGSERSHLQDGSWQKNLLYIPQHPYIFDDTLANNIRFYHPSASDEDAARAAAAAGLAELVDKLPDGLEGWIGEGGRALSGGQAQRVALARAFLGNRPILLLDEPTAHLDIETEYEIKETMLDLFEDKLVFLATHRLHWMLDMDEIIVLDGGRIAEIGTHDELLKKNGVYAKLVEAQLGERGERA, from the coding sequence ATGGGAAAAGACCTGTTTCGATATAAAGGAATGAAGCGGATTCTCACCGTGATTACTTGTTTAACGCTAATTCAGACAGCCGCCATTATCATGCAGGCAGAGTGGCTGAGTGAAGCCGTAACCGGGCTGTTCAATGGGAAGAGCGTGGCCTCCCTGTTTCCGGTGATCGGCTTTTTCCTCATCGCTTTTGTCGCCCGGCACGGGGTCGCGGTGGCGCGCCAGAAAATCGTCTATCAATATGCTGCCCGGACAGGAGCAGATGTGAGAAAGAGTTTTCTTGATCAGCTGTTCCGGTTAGGTCCCCGTTTTGCAAAGAAAGAGGGGACGGGGCAAATGGTGACGCTGGCGATGGAAGGCATCAGCCAGTTCCGCCGTTACCTTGAGCTGTTTCTGCCGAAAATGGTCAGCATGGCGATTGTGCCTGCGGCTGTTGTCATTTATGTGTTTTTTCAGGATCGCACATCAGCCCTTATTTTGGTTGCGGCGATGCCGATTCTCATTATATTTATGATTCTCCTCGGCCTTGTCGCGCAGAGAAAAGCGGATCGCCAGTGGAAATCCTATCAGAGGCTTTCCAATCATTTCGTTGATTCTCTTCGCGGGCTGGAGACATTGCGTTTTTTAGGTTTGAGCACCTCGCACAGCAAAAACATTTTCTACGTGAGTGAGCGGTATCGCAAAGCAACGATGAGCACGCTTCGGGTGGCATTTTTATCTTCATTCGCGCTCGATTTTTTCGCCATGCTGTCGGTGGCAACAGTTGCCGTGTTTCTGGGCCTGCGCCTGATTGACGGCGATATTTTGCTTGGTCCGGCTTTAACGGCGCTTATTCTCGCACCTGAGTATTTTCTGCCGGTGCGGGAAGTGGGGAATGATTATCATGCGACGGTGAACGGACAGGAAGCAGGAAAAACCATTCAAGAAATTTTGTCGCAGCCTGGTTTTAAAAAAGAGGCGCCGCTTCAGCTTGAGGCTTGGTCCGATCAGGATGAGCTGAAGCTGTCAGGCGTGTCAGTCGGCAGGTCAGTGTCCGATATTGATCTGTCATTCAAAGGCAAGGAAAAAATCGGCATCATTGGCGCAAGCGGTGCGGGAAAATCTACTTTAATTGATATCCTCGGCGGGTTTTTGGAGCCAAATGGCGGTACGATAGAAGTCAACGGTTCAGAACGGTCCCATTTGCAGGACGGCAGCTGGCAGAAAAACCTTCTTTATATTCCGCAGCATCCGTACATTTTTGATGATACACTGGCGAACAACATTCGCTTCTATCATCCAAGCGCTTCAGATGAGGATGCGGCCCGCGCAGCTGCCGCGGCGGGACTGGCAGAGCTGGTGGACAAACTTCCAGACGGACTAGAGGGATGGATCGGGGAAGGCGGCCGGGCGCTCAGCGGCGGCCAGGCTCAGCGTGTCGCCCTAGCCCGCGCCTTTTTGGGAAACCGCCCGATCCTGCTGCTGGATGAGCCAACCGCCCATCTTGATATCGAAACAGAATATGAAATCAAAGAAACGATGCTGGATTTATTTGAGGATAAGCTCGTCTTTCTCGCGACTCACCGCCTTCACTGGATGCTCGATATGGATGAAATAATCGTGCTGGACGGAGGCAGGATTGCGGAAATCGGGACTCACGATGAATTGCTGAAGAAAAACGGTGTGTACGCCAAACTCGTGGAGGCACAACTGGGGGAAAGAGGGGAAAGAGCATGA